One genomic window of Evansella cellulosilytica DSM 2522 includes the following:
- the bshC gene encoding bacillithiol biosynthesis cysteine-adding enzyme BshC: MKVVCEEHVEPKTFLQKYMNEDATIMEYFEYPLNTDGLIERYEDVNKRSYDRSGLIEALKNFNAQFTDDKDTFSQIDRIKMDNSVVVVGGQQAGLLTGPIYTINKIISIIHEASVIERELNVPVVPIFWIAGEDHDIDEVNHTYFHQRSTTRKLVLKERNDLKIPVSNRQIRMEEGKQLINEGLKFLKETPYIKKLYESLMNDLKEDVTYVDWFAKIIHRIFKGTGLVLMDAADINIRKLEKPYFKEMLENNDEIRSSFYEVAKKFKDSGFGEPIEIDKSNAHLFVHDQGQRFLLEKDGAHFREKNSGRKWIISELLEKLEGNPDHFSNNVVTRPVMQDKLLPVISFVAGPGELKYWATLKKVFHSSGITMPLVYPRVQIAFLSRRTEKNLAWMNKSPHDVTMNGVESEKIAWRKENTPIEISDPFDKLKKEMEKSLDNLATELQPLGDLQFIHERQREIIANDLILYEKRINKYVENHQMFALKKFDEVAVEIKPEGNLQERYLNILPFLNQYGPDAILGLLKDLHKEKTLVGKFLYVYL, encoded by the coding sequence ATGAAAGTGGTTTGTGAAGAGCATGTAGAGCCTAAAACCTTTTTACAAAAATACATGAATGAAGATGCGACTATTATGGAGTACTTTGAGTATCCTTTGAACACAGATGGACTAATCGAAAGATACGAAGATGTTAATAAAAGATCATATGACCGCAGTGGATTAATAGAAGCACTTAAAAATTTTAACGCTCAATTTACGGATGATAAAGACACTTTTTCACAAATTGACCGGATCAAAATGGACAATTCTGTCGTTGTTGTCGGTGGTCAACAAGCTGGATTGCTTACTGGACCTATATATACAATCAATAAAATTATATCAATCATACATGAAGCTTCCGTGATCGAGAGGGAATTAAATGTCCCTGTTGTGCCAATCTTTTGGATTGCTGGAGAAGATCATGACATTGACGAAGTCAACCATACATATTTCCATCAAAGGTCAACAACGAGGAAGCTAGTACTAAAAGAACGTAATGATTTGAAAATACCAGTATCTAATAGACAAATTCGAATGGAAGAAGGAAAGCAATTAATAAACGAAGGGTTAAAATTCTTAAAAGAAACTCCCTATATTAAGAAATTATACGAATCATTAATGAATGACCTTAAAGAAGATGTCACTTACGTTGATTGGTTTGCTAAAATTATACACCGTATCTTTAAAGGTACAGGGCTAGTATTAATGGATGCAGCTGATATTAATATTAGAAAATTAGAGAAGCCGTATTTTAAGGAAATGTTAGAAAATAACGATGAGATTCGTTCATCCTTTTATGAAGTCGCTAAAAAGTTTAAAGATAGTGGATTCGGAGAACCGATTGAAATTGATAAAAGCAATGCCCATTTATTCGTTCACGATCAAGGTCAGCGTTTCTTGTTGGAAAAAGACGGCGCACATTTTCGGGAAAAAAACAGTGGGAGAAAGTGGATAATATCGGAATTGCTCGAAAAATTAGAGGGAAATCCGGACCACTTTAGTAATAATGTTGTTACACGGCCTGTCATGCAAGACAAATTATTACCAGTAATCTCGTTTGTTGCAGGACCTGGAGAACTAAAATATTGGGCGACATTAAAAAAAGTGTTTCATTCAAGTGGAATCACAATGCCTCTCGTTTATCCACGAGTACAAATCGCCTTTCTATCAAGGAGAACAGAGAAAAATTTAGCATGGATGAATAAGTCTCCTCATGATGTGACGATGAATGGTGTTGAGAGCGAGAAGATCGCTTGGAGAAAAGAGAATACCCCAATTGAAATATCGGATCCTTTTGATAAACTAAAAAAAGAAATGGAAAAAAGCTTAGACAATTTAGCTACAGAACTACAACCACTTGGTGATCTACAGTTTATTCATGAACGTCAAAGAGAGATCATTGCAAATGACCTTATACTTTATGAAAAAAGAATAAATAAGTATGTTGAAAATCATCAGATGTTTGCTTTAAAGAAGTTTGATGAAGTGGCGGTAGAAATAAAACCCGAAGGGAATTTACAAGAGCGATATTTGAATATTCTCCCTTTTTTAAATCAATACGGCCCAGATGCTATACTGGGGTTACTTAAAGATTTACATAAGGAAAAAACTTTAGTAGGAAAATTTCTATACGTATATTTATAA
- a CDS encoding DUF3397 domain-containing protein, which translates to MGVFSDTLIYVIATLVTVPLIGLYLVYIVAVKSTHNKLFAIKLAVDCTALLFMIAVYFIILQIWGFELIWLFILFVLLTATFFTYLHWKMYEDIHIGKIIKGVWRFQFFVFFFLYFILMIYGLISEIVTKIIVQGN; encoded by the coding sequence GTGGGGGTTTTTAGTGATACACTAATATATGTTATCGCAACGCTTGTGACTGTACCGTTAATAGGTTTATATCTTGTATACATTGTAGCCGTAAAGTCGACACATAATAAACTTTTTGCAATAAAGCTAGCAGTAGATTGTACAGCACTGTTATTTATGATAGCTGTATACTTTATCATATTACAAATATGGGGTTTTGAACTTATTTGGTTATTCATTTTATTTGTGTTATTAACAGCAACATTTTTTACATATTTACATTGGAAGATGTACGAGGATATTCATATTGGAAAAATTATTAAAGGTGTGTGGCGTTTTCAATTTTTTGTGTTTTTCTTTTTATATTTTATATTGATGATATATGGGCTCATATCTGAAATAGTCACGAAAATTATTGTACAAGGAAATTGA
- a CDS encoding 2-dehydropantoate 2-reductase, whose protein sequence is MKVVVFGGGAIGLLCAVYFSKSGYDVTLVTRSEKQRKIIMENGITLNEPPSYKVRVNVECFEEYTNVDPNDLWIVATKQSGIPIFLKKWQGVKRLPPIIFLQNGMGHLDMAKENLSTDIYAGVVTHGAMKINSYTVSHTGVGKISIGSITGGSSPFCVLKSEKQFPIIYVDNIMYLIKQKLLINLVINPLTAMYSVKNGELLQDNFSHNVKKLFDEGRTILQLCENEWETVLEVIKNTAKNESSMYRDIRNNTKTEIESITGYLLKEAEKSGVQVPIISFVHHSILGLERRR, encoded by the coding sequence ATGAAAGTGGTTGTGTTTGGTGGTGGTGCAATTGGACTATTATGTGCTGTCTACTTTTCTAAAAGTGGATATGATGTCACATTAGTTACTAGATCAGAAAAACAGAGAAAGATAATAATGGAAAATGGTATCACTTTAAATGAACCACCTTCTTATAAAGTGCGAGTCAATGTTGAATGTTTCGAAGAATACACAAATGTAGATCCTAACGACTTGTGGATTGTTGCGACGAAACAAAGTGGTATTCCTATTTTTCTGAAGAAATGGCAAGGTGTTAAAAGGTTACCTCCTATTATATTTCTGCAAAACGGGATGGGTCACCTCGACATGGCAAAAGAGAATTTGTCAACAGACATCTATGCTGGTGTAGTAACTCATGGTGCAATGAAGATAAATTCATATACTGTATCTCATACTGGAGTAGGTAAAATATCGATAGGAAGTATTACTGGAGGTTCATCTCCTTTTTGTGTTCTAAAAAGTGAAAAACAATTTCCAATCATCTATGTAGATAATATAATGTACTTAATAAAACAAAAGCTTTTAATCAACCTAGTCATTAACCCCCTTACTGCTATGTATAGTGTGAAAAATGGGGAGTTATTACAAGACAATTTCTCTCATAATGTAAAAAAGTTGTTTGACGAAGGAAGAACAATTCTTCAATTATGTGAAAATGAGTGGGAAACGGTTTTAGAGGTTATTAAAAATACTGCAAAAAATGAATCGTCGATGTATCGTGACATAAGAAATAATACTAAAACAGAAATTGAGTCGATTACAGGTTACTTATTAAAAGAGGCAGAAAAGTCAGGTGTACAAGTACCAATCATATCATTTGTTCATCATTCAATACTCGGTCTTGAGAGGAGGAGGTAA
- a CDS encoding N-acetyltransferase yields the protein MDTHEVVRLHINFKTLEEFENFREYGLQELSMKEDLEANIIENDSESPFYGVYFGKKLVGRMSLYKIDKKFDRYFEPPQDYYELWKLEVLPGYQGKGIGRSLVDYAKNFGLPIKTNARQRSDDYWKKLGFEALTYQSDRDRGENPYVWFPKGVSEQK from the coding sequence ATGGATACACACGAAGTAGTAAGGTTGCACATAAACTTTAAAACACTAGAAGAATTTGAGAATTTTCGAGAATACGGACTACAAGAGTTATCGATGAAGGAAGATTTAGAAGCAAACATTATTGAAAATGATAGCGAGTCTCCGTTTTATGGTGTTTACTTCGGAAAAAAACTCGTTGGCAGAATGAGCTTATATAAAATAGACAAAAAGTTTGACAGATATTTTGAACCTCCACAAGATTACTATGAATTATGGAAATTAGAAGTGTTACCTGGCTATCAAGGAAAGGGTATTGGAAGAAGCTTAGTAGATTACGCAAAAAATTTTGGTTTACCGATAAAAACAAATGCTCGACAACGATCTGACGATTATTGGAAAAAACTCGGCTTTGAGGCGCTTACTTATCAATCTGATCGTGATCGTGGTGAAAACCCATACGTTTGGTTTCCTAAAGGCGTTTCTGAACAAAAATGA
- a CDS encoding IS110 family transposase, with the protein MDAVLERCAGLDVHQEEIVACVMYGPLEKRPKKETQTFLTTTKGLLALHDWLESFKCTHVAMESTGVYWKPVWNILEGSFELILANAKRIKNVPGRKTDVSDAAWITQLLRCGLITPSFVPPENFRDLRDYTRYRRKLVGNASSEKNRIHKILQDANVKLTTFVSDLFGVSGRALLESIINGEVLTEEQVRSLVKTSLKRKVPQLVDALNGRVRQHHRKIIRMHYDHLIYLEKQISELEGEIDRLITPYDEYVELLDTIPGVSFNAIAVIIAEIGVDMSCFPSDKHLASWGGLCPGNNESAGKKKNSRTQKGNRSLKGVLCQAAWSASKSKGTRLSSFFHRVQKRRGQYKASMATAHLILRIIYHIIKDKIPYEELGWDYAEKDTERKINYWIKNIESKGFKVTVEQPTA; encoded by the coding sequence ATGGATGCAGTATTGGAAAGATGTGCTGGACTAGATGTTCATCAGGAAGAGATTGTAGCTTGTGTTATGTATGGTCCATTGGAAAAACGACCAAAAAAAGAGACACAAACTTTTCTTACAACGACGAAAGGCTTACTTGCACTTCATGATTGGCTAGAAAGCTTTAAATGTACCCATGTCGCAATGGAAAGTACTGGTGTTTATTGGAAACCAGTGTGGAATATTCTAGAGGGGAGCTTCGAATTAATTCTTGCCAATGCAAAGCGCATTAAGAATGTTCCTGGTCGTAAGACCGATGTCAGTGATGCAGCCTGGATTACCCAGTTATTGAGATGTGGGTTGATCACACCAAGTTTTGTTCCACCTGAAAACTTCCGAGATCTACGGGATTATACTCGTTACCGTAGAAAGCTTGTTGGCAATGCATCTTCAGAAAAAAATCGTATCCATAAGATCTTACAAGATGCAAACGTCAAGTTAACCACTTTTGTTAGTGATTTATTTGGTGTATCTGGACGAGCTCTTTTAGAGTCAATCATTAATGGTGAGGTGTTAACGGAGGAGCAGGTAAGAAGCTTGGTGAAAACTTCTTTAAAGAGAAAAGTACCTCAATTAGTTGATGCTTTAAATGGACGAGTACGCCAGCATCATCGAAAAATTATTCGCATGCATTATGATCATTTAATTTATCTTGAGAAACAAATTTCAGAATTGGAGGGCGAAATCGACCGTCTAATAACCCCCTATGACGAATATGTTGAATTACTCGATACAATCCCTGGTGTAAGTTTTAATGCTATAGCGGTGATTATTGCAGAGATTGGCGTAGATATGTCTTGTTTCCCATCTGATAAGCACTTAGCTTCATGGGGTGGATTATGTCCTGGTAATAATGAGAGTGCTGGAAAGAAAAAAAACTCCCGGACCCAAAAAGGGAACAGGAGTTTAAAGGGTGTCCTTTGTCAAGCAGCATGGTCCGCATCCAAATCCAAAGGAACCCGCCTCTCCTCATTCTTCCATCGTGTGCAGAAGAGAAGAGGTCAATATAAAGCATCGATGGCTACAGCACATCTTATTTTAAGGATAATATATCATATTATTAAAGACAAGATCCCCTATGAAGAATTAGGGTGGGATTATGCAGAAAAAGATACGGAAAGGAAGATCAACTACTGGATTAAGAATATTGAGTCAAAAGGCTTTAAAGTGACGGTAGAACAACCTACAGCCTAA
- a CDS encoding RsfA family transcriptional regulator, with the protein MNSLVRQDAWNQDEDLLLAEVVLRHIREGGTQLSAFEEVGEKLSRTPAACGFRWNSSIRKKYESAIQLAKKQRKQLKKGNETKQVEDSVVSQLVSQEKKEDKTVLQTIEEMVQFLLEKKGELLEKEKSITLEEKSSTRLKVLLEENQALEKELTKLKHEYEIIKNDYQLMINVMERATKRTQSQI; encoded by the coding sequence ATAAATTCCTTGGTTAGACAGGATGCTTGGAATCAAGATGAAGATCTATTATTAGCGGAAGTTGTACTGCGACATATTAGAGAAGGTGGTACACAATTATCCGCATTTGAGGAAGTGGGAGAAAAATTATCACGAACACCTGCTGCTTGCGGTTTTCGCTGGAACTCTTCAATAAGAAAGAAATATGAATCAGCAATACAACTTGCAAAAAAACAAAGAAAGCAACTGAAAAAAGGGAATGAAACTAAACAAGTTGAGGATAGTGTTGTTTCTCAATTAGTTTCCCAAGAGAAAAAAGAAGACAAAACTGTTTTGCAAACGATTGAAGAGATGGTGCAATTCCTTTTAGAGAAAAAGGGAGAGCTATTAGAAAAAGAAAAAAGTATTACTCTTGAAGAAAAATCGTCGACTAGGTTAAAAGTTTTATTAGAAGAGAATCAAGCTTTGGAAAAAGAATTAACGAAGTTAAAGCATGAGTATGAAATTATAAAGAACGATTATCAACTCATGATAAATGTAATGGAAAGAGCAACGAAAAGAACACAAAGTCAAATTTAA
- the rpmF gene encoding 50S ribosomal protein L32 gives MAVPFRRTSKTKKRMRRTHIKLRVPGMVKCPECGEMKLSHRVCKECGTYKGQDVVNK, from the coding sequence ATGGCAGTACCTTTTAGAAGAACTAGTAAAACAAAGAAGAGAATGCGTCGTACACACATTAAACTTCGCGTACCTGGTATGGTGAAATGTCCTGAATGTGGTGAAATGAAACTTTCACACCGCGTTTGTAAAGAATGTGGAACATACAAAGGGCAAGATGTTGTAAACAAATAA
- a CDS encoding YceD family protein, with protein MKWSVPQLLALKEKGLHIDESVNVNELKELDREIRDITPVRILGDAHITNRAATFELQLSGTMTLPCARTLNDVKYPFKIRATEIFQLDQWATFDEEDDVHEVEANTVDLLPYVKEQILLEKPLRVISDEEEGDAPASGKGWELQTKEEEQEKKIDPRLKELEKFFDNQK; from the coding sequence ATGAAATGGTCGGTTCCACAATTGTTGGCCTTAAAAGAAAAAGGCTTGCATATCGATGAGTCGGTTAATGTAAATGAATTAAAAGAATTAGACCGTGAAATTCGTGATATAACACCAGTACGAATTTTAGGGGATGCTCATATAACTAATCGGGCTGCTACCTTTGAATTGCAGCTATCAGGTACGATGACATTACCATGTGCTCGGACTTTGAACGATGTGAAGTATCCTTTTAAGATACGAGCTACTGAAATTTTTCAGTTAGATCAATGGGCAACCTTTGATGAGGAAGATGATGTTCACGAAGTAGAAGCTAACACGGTTGATTTACTGCCTTATGTAAAAGAACAAATTTTATTAGAAAAACCGCTCCGAGTCATTAGTGATGAGGAGGAGGGAGATGCTCCAGCCTCCGGAAAAGGATGGGAGCTTCAAACAAAGGAAGAGGAGCAAGAAAAAAAGATTGATCCTCGACTAAAAGAGCTTGAAAAATTTTTTGATAACCAAAAATAG
- a CDS encoding nucleotidyltransferase → MNVLGVIVEYNPFHYGHLYHLDAAKKKTNADVTVAVMSGSFLQRGEPAITSKWTRTKMALKGGVDLVIELPYIYSTQKAEIFSDAAVSLLDELKVNQLCFGSESGNIDHFIHTVDVVSSRNNEIDERVRDVVKTGVSYPRAFSIAYREVFDNTNESILDLGKPNNILGYHYVKSIKKRGSKMTPCTITREQANYHDTEVTKHQKIASATAIRKLLIENNFSIEAVEQYVPPSTLTLLRDEIHTGTHFLHWEHYFPFIRYKLLTTPTSELRAMYECEEGIEHRLIKMMKDVNSFQSFMEAVKTKRYTWTRIQRLILHILTNTSKGFMEQHCHPLSPQYIRLLGMTNKGRNYLSSIKKDLRVPLVSRASEFQHEVLQKDIQVSQLHTLPYEDETLQQEFKSVPIQYD, encoded by the coding sequence ATGAACGTGCTTGGTGTGATAGTAGAATATAACCCATTTCACTATGGCCATTTATATCATTTAGATGCAGCAAAGAAGAAGACAAATGCAGATGTTACTGTTGCTGTAATGAGCGGTTCTTTCCTTCAACGTGGTGAGCCAGCTATAACAAGCAAGTGGACGCGGACGAAGATGGCTTTAAAAGGTGGTGTTGATCTTGTAATAGAACTTCCTTATATTTATTCAACACAAAAAGCAGAAATTTTTTCTGATGCTGCAGTAAGCTTATTAGACGAATTAAAAGTTAACCAGTTATGTTTTGGTAGTGAATCAGGGAATATTGATCATTTTATACATACAGTAGATGTTGTATCCTCTAGAAATAACGAGATAGATGAGCGAGTGAGGGATGTAGTGAAAACAGGTGTTAGTTATCCAAGAGCATTTTCAATAGCCTATAGAGAAGTCTTTGACAATACTAATGAATCTATTCTTGATTTAGGAAAACCTAATAACATTCTTGGGTACCACTATGTAAAATCAATTAAAAAAAGGGGTAGCAAAATGACTCCTTGTACGATAACGAGAGAGCAAGCAAATTATCACGATACGGAAGTAACTAAACATCAAAAAATTGCAAGTGCTACTGCCATCAGAAAACTTTTAATAGAAAACAATTTTTCCATTGAAGCAGTGGAGCAATATGTTCCACCGAGTACACTGACTTTATTACGAGATGAAATACATACTGGAACCCACTTTTTGCACTGGGAGCATTATTTTCCTTTTATTCGTTATAAGCTATTAACTACACCAACTTCAGAACTTCGTGCGATGTATGAATGCGAAGAAGGAATTGAACATCGTCTAATAAAAATGATGAAAGATGTAAATTCCTTTCAATCTTTTATGGAAGCAGTCAAGACGAAAAGGTATACATGGACAAGAATTCAGCGACTTATACTACATATTTTAACTAACACTAGCAAGGGATTTATGGAGCAGCATTGTCACCCACTTTCACCACAATATATTAGGTTACTTGGAATGACAAATAAAGGAAGAAATTACTTATCATCTATTAAAAAAGACTTGAGAGTTCCATTAGTTTCCCGAGCTAGTGAATTTCAACATGAAGTTTTGCAAAAAGATATACAAGTTAGTCAATTACACACCCTTCCTTATGAGGATGAAACTTTACAGCAAGAATTTAAATCCGTACCCATTCAATATGATTAA
- a CDS encoding SepM family pheromone-processing serine protease produces the protein MTKEMHPNNRGLIKWIIIIVLLLFINFYQLPYYFTIPGDAKILTEFIEVEDGNKHEGTFMLTTVRIGRANVVNYVWALFSDERELVPEDQIRREGETDEEYQHRQLMMMTSSQDLAVFVAYNHAGETAYFENKGVYVTAVVPDMDAEGKLEMGDRIVAVDGEEVFEASKLLDLLADYSVGENVTLTIEREEEISDVSIELMYFPSDLDPSGERGGIGIAQPVTDRTLIHEPHISIDTNQIGGPSAGLMFTLEIYNQLTEEDITEGYHIAGTGTIDEDGIVGRIGGVKQKVIASHHAGADFFFAPNERGSDISNYAVALETAESINTDMEIVPIDSFEEALEFLNNLK, from the coding sequence ATGACTAAAGAAATGCATCCTAATAATCGCGGGTTAATAAAGTGGATTATAATAATAGTTCTATTATTATTTATTAATTTTTATCAATTACCGTACTATTTTACTATTCCAGGTGATGCGAAAATATTAACTGAATTTATAGAGGTTGAAGATGGAAATAAACATGAAGGAACCTTTATGCTAACGACAGTGAGAATTGGGAGAGCCAATGTTGTCAATTATGTGTGGGCCCTTTTTAGTGATGAGCGCGAATTAGTGCCAGAAGATCAAATTAGAAGAGAAGGAGAAACAGATGAAGAATATCAGCATCGGCAGTTGATGATGATGACAAGCTCGCAAGATTTAGCTGTTTTTGTAGCCTATAATCATGCAGGGGAAACAGCGTATTTCGAAAATAAAGGAGTTTACGTTACAGCTGTTGTTCCTGATATGGATGCTGAAGGAAAACTAGAGATGGGTGATCGGATCGTAGCAGTAGATGGGGAAGAGGTATTTGAAGCTAGTAAATTATTAGATTTATTAGCAGATTATTCAGTTGGGGAGAACGTTACTTTAACGATCGAGAGAGAAGAGGAAATTTCTGATGTTTCAATAGAACTGATGTATTTCCCGTCTGATTTAGACCCGAGTGGGGAACGTGGCGGTATCGGCATAGCACAACCAGTTACAGACAGGACGCTTATTCATGAACCACATATAAGCATTGATACAAATCAAATTGGTGGTCCTTCAGCAGGATTGATGTTTACACTGGAAATATACAATCAACTAACTGAGGAAGATATTACTGAAGGATACCATATTGCAGGTACAGGAACGATTGATGAAGATGGGATAGTCGGAAGGATAGGCGGAGTAAAACAAAAGGTCATTGCATCACATCATGCTGGCGCAGACTTCTTTTTTGCTCCGAATGAAAGAGGTAGTGACATTTCAAATTATGCTGTCGCACTTGAAACAGCTGAATCAATTAATACAGATATGGAAATTGTTCCAATTGATTCATTCGAAGAAGCCTTAGAATTTCTAAACAATTTAAAGTAG
- a CDS encoding patatin-like phospholipase family protein produces MKPKIGLALGSGGVRGFAHIGVLKVLKEEGIHVDYIAGSSMGALVGVLFGSGYDAGMMEKMALQFRRKYLLDFTVPKMGFIKGEKAKQIVQMLVHNKKLEQLDPKVHVVATDLKKGERIIFKEGDIASAVRASIAIPGIVVPETIDGRMYVDGGVIDRVPVSVVKEMGADIIIAVDVSFLDREPEIASVYDVIMQSMDIMEREMVRYREIESDIMIKPILSHIRSTQFTNVQEIIQNGEEETKKLITQLKEKIQRWKEKQHD; encoded by the coding sequence ATGAAACCTAAAATTGGTTTAGCATTAGGTTCTGGTGGTGTAAGAGGATTTGCTCATATTGGCGTGCTTAAAGTTTTAAAAGAAGAAGGTATTCATGTTGATTATATTGCAGGTAGTAGCATGGGGGCATTAGTTGGTGTTTTATTTGGATCTGGTTATGATGCAGGAATGATGGAAAAAATGGCTTTACAATTTCGCAGGAAATATTTACTTGATTTTACAGTTCCGAAAATGGGGTTTATTAAAGGGGAAAAAGCGAAACAAATCGTTCAAATGTTAGTACATAATAAAAAACTCGAGCAGCTAGATCCAAAGGTGCATGTAGTTGCAACAGATTTAAAAAAAGGGGAAAGGATTATTTTTAAAGAAGGCGATATAGCATCAGCAGTTCGGGCTAGCATTGCCATCCCTGGGATTGTAGTACCCGAAACAATTGATGGTAGAATGTATGTCGATGGTGGTGTGATTGATCGTGTCCCTGTTTCAGTAGTCAAGGAAATGGGAGCTGATATCATTATTGCAGTAGATGTTTCTTTTCTTGATAGAGAGCCGGAAATTGCTTCAGTATATGATGTCATTATGCAAAGTATGGACATTATGGAAAGAGAAATGGTAAGATATCGAGAAATTGAATCAGATATTATGATTAAGCCAATTTTATCGCATATTAGGTCAACTCAGTTTACAAATGTACAGGAAATCATTCAAAATGGAGAAGAAGAGACTAAAAAGTTAATCACGCAGCTAAAGGAAAAGATACAAAGGTGGAAGGAGAAACAGCATGACTAA
- the ylbJ gene encoding sporulation integral membrane protein YlbJ, producing MHMNASLLKTILYGSTTSFLAISFMIFPKEAYDASIRGLTMWWDVVFPSLLPFFIMSEFLIRFGVVSFIGALFEPIMRPLFRVPGSGGFVWAMGLASGFPAGAKLTARLRQKGEITAIEGERLVSFSNASNPLFIFGAIAVGFFHNPALGVVLAAAHYGGNLIVGLTMRYYGNDIERENLNRSRAKKNFSLSYAIKSMHQERLKDNRPFGKMMGDAVQSAIQTLLMIGGFIILFSVLTRILEIINISLILSLIITIVLGILQMPGELSPGIIQGIFEITLGSQLVSETVQTTLLQQAVVVSFILAFNGLSVQAQVASILADTDIRFKPFFLARCLHGFISALLAYLIFDWLYVETSSEYKGDALPVFQQSENVSNIFYTHYTWLLQWGSLITMTTLIVWLTILLFRNRESKFDYY from the coding sequence ATGCATATGAACGCCTCATTATTGAAAACCATTTTATATGGCAGCACAACAAGTTTTCTAGCTATTTCTTTTATGATCTTTCCAAAAGAAGCTTACGATGCATCCATTAGAGGGCTCACGATGTGGTGGGATGTTGTATTTCCATCATTACTTCCCTTTTTTATTATGTCAGAATTCCTTATTCGATTTGGGGTAGTATCTTTTATCGGTGCACTCTTTGAGCCGATCATGAGACCGTTATTTAGAGTGCCAGGATCAGGTGGCTTCGTTTGGGCAATGGGGTTAGCTTCCGGGTTTCCAGCTGGCGCTAAATTGACAGCGAGATTACGCCAAAAAGGAGAAATTACAGCCATTGAAGGAGAACGATTAGTCTCCTTTTCCAATGCATCAAACCCATTATTTATATTTGGTGCAATAGCTGTAGGATTTTTCCATAACCCTGCTCTCGGTGTTGTACTTGCAGCCGCTCACTATGGAGGTAATTTAATCGTAGGATTAACCATGCGCTATTATGGAAACGATATTGAGCGTGAAAATTTAAATAGAAGTCGAGCAAAAAAGAATTTTTCTTTAAGCTATGCCATCAAATCGATGCATCAAGAACGTTTAAAGGATAACCGCCCTTTCGGAAAAATGATGGGTGATGCAGTACAATCTGCTATTCAAACATTATTAATGATAGGCGGATTTATTATTCTATTTTCCGTGTTAACTCGTATTTTAGAGATCATTAATATTTCACTAATTTTAAGCTTAATAATTACAATCGTGCTTGGCATTTTACAAATGCCGGGTGAATTAAGCCCAGGAATCATTCAAGGTATTTTTGAGATCACGTTAGGTAGTCAGCTTGTAAGTGAGACAGTACAAACTACACTACTTCAACAAGCTGTCGTTGTTAGTTTTATACTTGCTTTTAATGGATTAAGTGTGCAGGCACAAGTGGCAAGTATATTAGCTGATACGGATATTCGCTTTAAACCGTTTTTCTTAGCTAGATGTCTTCATGGATTTATTTCTGCACTGCTTGCTTATTTGATATTTGATTGGCTTTACGTTGAAACTTCATCAGAATATAAAGGTGATGCATTACCAGTTTTTCAGCAATCTGAGAATGTTTCTAACATATTTTATACCCATTATACTTGGTTACTTCAATGGGGAAGCCTCATAACAATGACGACACTCATAGTTTGGCTTACCATTTTATTATTTAGGAATAGAGAGAGCAAGTTTGACTACTATTGA